Part of the Aptenodytes patagonicus chromosome 14, bAptPat1.pri.cur, whole genome shotgun sequence genome, ggggcgGGCAGGACAGCACTGCTGTGGGAAGCAGTAGACACACCTACCCCATGAACATGAAGAGAAAGCAGGCGGTAGTCATCAACGCACCCCGGCTAGAAGGCGACAGCATCCCCAGCATAGCAACAACTGCggagggaaaaaaggacaaagaacagCAGCTCTGATGTACGTGTGCTAGCCAGCATCTGGAGGCCAGGGGCCTGTCCCACGTGCAGACCACAGCTGGCTGGAATCTCTGCCTTCCTCTACACAGACCTCATTTCCTTCAAAGCATAACACATCCACAGCCTCCAGCACTGGCCAGAGAGAGGAAGCCACGGCTTTGATCTCAAGCTACAGACCATGCTTTAGCCTCAACTTCCCCAGAGATTTGAGCAGGTGCCGCTCGGAAGGCAAGGCACACACGTGCAAAAGTGCCTCAGCCCACTATCACCCAGGGCTCCTATCTTGCTAAGAggaaatataaacacaaaaagaTGCCTTCAGCTGGGAAACGCTATCTAGAAACTCAGAAATGCTGCGCACAGGCCTATAGCCTCGATCAGCCCTGCGACAGTAAGCGGCCCTAATGCAACCTCACTCAAGCTAAGGTGAGCATAGGTTGAAGTCAACGGGAGCTACAAATGCCCTTGAGCATCGTTCCTCTTCTTGTTACAGCCACCCATGCAACATGTGCCACTTACAGATGACGATCAGGATCATACAGAAGAGCTGAATTCCAGAACCCAGGAGAGAGCTGAGGATCATAGGGTACTGCGGAGGCCTGAAGACATCTCCATGCACAAGTTTCCAACCAGATTCCTCCATAGTATCTTCCTGCAGCAACAACAGGAAAAGAAGTTATTTAGATACGGTCTAACGGTGGAAATGAAGGTCCTACCACAGCCGGCCTAAGACATTAATTTCCCTGTATCCAGTTCTTCTACAGAATTATATCACTCTAGTTAAACTTCTTTCCTCTTGGGCTTAAAACAGTTAAGGCCCGAACTGCCAGTGCCAGGGCACACATTTATGGAACTGTCTTTAGTCATTACTTAGGTCTGAAGACATTTAAACTGGTAATCTGCCATTGTACAGAGACAGACAAAGGTGTCGTGACAGCACATGACAGAACTGCCCCTCCCATCTTCAGGGCTCGAAGCAAAACAGGGGCAAGGAAAGGCAATACATCCAAGTCTTCAGACTAGATCCCTCCTCATCTGTGCTTCCCTGCCTCTCTGATCCCGGCCCCAAGAACAAACACATACAATGTCATCTTCCTTGTTGTAGTTGGCAATGTCCTTCCGGAGAGTCCGGATGATGATCATGCTGAGAATACCTGAAAACAAGCACAAACTGAGTTTAGTTCAGAGGCTCCTACATGGCCGTGCTGCTCTCACGCTGCACAACTACATGGCTTCCACCAACACACAGTTCTGGCTAGGAGAGGAGGCCTTGAGTCATTAGCCGTCTCCCCCAGCCTTcagcaaagacagaaacaaaaccccagagaGTAGGGAAGGCAGTATTCCAGCAGGAACGGGGCACTGTggctttcctgtgttttttttcccttaaatacgGACATGCAAGTGTGTGTTAACCACATCCTACTCCCTCAACTACCCTAGTCAGAGAGCAGAAGTGGGTAACTGTCTGACCCCACGGGGCGCTGCCTGAACCGGGAGGTTTTATGTGCTAATATTCATTTCCTGCTCCTTCTGATCAGGTTCGGACACAGCCACATCCTCCCCGAGCCATCTGCAGCTGAGGCTTAAAGAAAGTTCCCTGCAGATTAACGGTAAAGCCTTCTTCACCCCACACATCTCACTCACCTGAAAGGAAAAAGACGACCACAACCGAGTTTATGATAGAAAACCAATGAATCTGCACGTCACTCATGGTCAGGTAGGTGTCCCAGCGGGAAGCCCATTTAATGTCACtttcctgaaagaacaggaaagttCTTCTCATACCAGCACATTCCCAATGTCTTCCACAACACCTCTGTGACAGACACTTGGAGCACTAACTGCCAGCCAGTCAGTGCCGGTCAGGGGTAGTGAGCTGCCAGCCAGCTTCCCATTACTCCCTCACCTCCCAGTGAACAGAATAGGTGAAGAGCAACTGGTTCTCTTTAGAAGGATCTATTTCCTGAGGGGCAGAGCCTGTAGCTTCAGGCAGGGTGCACATACTCTTCTCATCAGCCTTCAAGTCTGTAAGGGAAAACACGGCACACACTAGGTCAGCCCGTCCCTCGAGGTACCACCTCTCCCGCTGACCATCCTGGCCCCAGGTACCCTTAAGGCACTGGGCTGCAATTACTCCAGATACTGCGGGGGAAACACTCATTCCTTTCTCATCTGCTTTGCAGCTTGCAAAACTATTCTTCCGATCAGAAGCGGAGCACCATTAACAAACTTTAAGGAGAGCTATGCATAGGGCTTTCCTTAACTGGAAGGATAAAAGCCAGAGGCTCTGAAGCCAAGGATCTAGATCGTGAACAAATCCTCTATTCCACATGACATGCTGAGAAACAAGATCTCTCCAAcagagcctgctgctgccagaggagAGTTGCATGGGACAATACACACGATGAGCAACTTCCCTTCAAGACACCTGTTTCGTGTTGGGGTCACTGAGGTAGGAGTGTTTTCCCCCTAAccattatttttaacattcaatTCCCCTAGAACAGTTCCAAACGTTCTGTGGGTCTCTGGGCTAGCACGTAGTGTCCCAGTGAAGGAGATCTGGACCACAATAAGAGCTAGATGCCACGCATACTTTGTGCTAGATGACacagtgcaaaaaaaacccaacccccaaactccaatatttttatatgaattaaTTTTCCATGGATTGCACTTCAAGGATCTCTCTCTATTTTTGGTACTTCCTTAATTACAAAGGAGTTTATTGTTCTTATAATTCAGACTCCCTCATTTCTGTGCCGTGAGACCATAACGGAAGCAACAACTGGCACCCTGATACATCAGTGGCGTTCAGCTCTTGGCCCTGCAAGAGATTCTCCTCCTTTGCTCCCCTCCCTAAGAGTCTCTCACCTTCTAGTTTAATACTTTGGGGAATCACTTCAAAGCGCACAACCCTGTAGGTGGGCTCCCGGTTCTCTTCCACATCCTCTCTGTGGTAGTAAAGGATGAAGGAGAGGTGGTTGTGCAGGTAGAACTAAAACAGATtgacattaaataaaatgttagcaCCCCAAGGGAGGAACAGGCAAAGTTTAGAAGCAACAACTGCAGAAAGCAGCTTCAGTGCAGAAAACTAAAGACTCCAACTGTTCCCAGATGCATTGTGCTACAGAGCAAGATCAGGCTAACACTTTCCAAGGCTAAAAGAACGAGAGGAGGGAATGGAGATGTTGAAAAGGTAACACCTCCACCACTCCAGGCACTGGGGACAACGTTTCGGTCTATTTCTGGCCTGGAAAACATCATTGTACCTCACATCTCAACCATGCATTCGGTGGCAGCAGAATCACcgaatttaggttggaaagacctCAGTAGCTACAACCCCGAGTCTCCTGCCGGCTTTTTCTACCAGGCGGACATACACTACCCAGACTCCATGGGGGCCCACAGCTGTCCTCAGCTTGCACTTTCAAAAGGCTCTTACATCACCTGTGGCATGAACAAAGTACAGCGACCCCAAGCTGGCACAGCAGGTTCATTCACTCGTAAGAACTTCGTCAAACAGCTAATCTTAGGGAACACAGTCATGGAAAATATCTGCAGGAATACACATGCTAAGTTTCCATTTGCAGCTTTTCCTCCAATAAAcgcttgtttgtttgggtttttttaaatacaagatgcTCCAAGACCGTCAAAGATCAGCCAGCCTTCGGGGTACGTTGCCTTTGTTCTACTGAGGGGAAACCACCGCATGCGGTTGTCCAATGTTATACAGCGAGTCAAAGCTAGGACTCCTGGCTATCGTACTCCAGCACCCACCCCCTTCTTCCAATAAGAAACCTCTCTCATATTTCCGCTCTTTATAAAACCTTTTGGTTGCATTCCCAATCCTGATGCTCTCTGGTAGACTTCTAACGCCCTCTGACAGACACCCAGAGCTCCTCCGGGCACCGCTCAGACAGCATCTGGATTCTCTACCTTGTTACCGTCCATAAACCCAAGCCTGTATCCATGCTCGAACTGCAcatccttctccttcttcttctcctcttcctcacgATTGGAATAAAACTCCAGCCGTGTTGCCACAGGGAGGTTATCAGCAATGctgaaaacacagatttcagaTCAAATTTGTCCACAACACAGAATCCCCACTGACACAAACCCACGCTCGAGATGACTCACAGATGGACATAGTAATCTTCCCTGATCCGCTCGGCGATCAGCTTGCTCTGCTCCACTGTCAGAGTGACTGGCTTATTGGGGAAGTTGCACAGAACTTCACATTTCTTCTCCACGTTCATGGACACCTGGAAAGGTGTGTTTACAATTCGGTCCCCCCGAAGAACCTCacctggaaaacaggaaaataagggCAGGGTGAAAGACTGCCAGGCTTCTCGCCACTGATCCTGCCACTGGGCTGGCAGCACACTGTACAGCCGGAATGATGACAGCAAGTCTCCTTTGTTACCACAGATGCAAGGATAAGATCGGAGGATAGTTTAGTCACTTTGTTGGAAGTATCAAGCTCTACTTACGAAGCAGGTTACATGCCCTCCTTCAGGAAAGGTGTTTCCTCTTTCCAATATACGGACATCCTAGTTTGCAAACAGCCAGCATACAGCAAATTAGAGGAAGCAGGCTCTCCACAAACAGTTTATTAGAGATgacatttgcatttgcttttactCCTGTAAACATACCCTCACGCAGCTCATAAATGGCAGCCCACTTACTGCTGGGGAACATGCTGTTCAACAGTTACGTACCGAGATTCTCAGCCTTGTATGTTATCTTGGTGGGCTGGCAGAAGGGCAACGAGTAGTACTCATACGGTAGCTGGGTTCGTGAGCTGGTGAGCTTCACAGcctggaggaagaaaggaaggatcaTCCCCATGAAAGAACTCAGATAGTTTCCTACTCTCTCAGCATCAGCCAGCAGCTGAAGCTTACTTCGAGACACCTCCCACAAAGCTCACTTTTGGAAGCTGTAAAAAAAGGAGACAGATGTTCCTGGGAGAGCTCCAGCTTGCTTTCCTTTTGCACAATTCCTAGTTGTACATTCTCTACCCTATGATTTAGTAGCAATTCATTCACAGAGAAACACTTGAAGAAAGAAGCGTGGTGGATTGGTTTCACAAATTTATGACTCGGTGAAGTTCTAAGAAATAACAAAGAGCTCAAAAGAGATTCAAGAGTCACATTTCATACAAGACTGCAGttgtttcctcaaaaaaaaattcacaggtCACACTGGACCTAGAGGTCTGGCCTCTAGTAATATGAAGAGCTGAGCAATTTTTATCTCTGTAAGGAAAGCCAGAGAGCCATCAGATTAGGAAGGCAATGGGCGGTgacaaaacccaaacatttctggAGAGTTCCCACAAATCACATGGCGCAAGAGAAGTGCAGAGACGTACCACGACAGCCAAGGCCACAGTTGCTCCGAAAAACAGGAGTGTTTTGTAACACAGACAAGCTCATTTATTGGAAGAGCGCTGGCAAACACGCTGACCTGCCTTATCACTTGAGGAAGCATTTGGCTCATGAAATCCCTCTGAGAACAGCCATTCCAATACCCCCTTCTTCTGGGAAGCTCGCTGTAGCCACAGGCAAGTctcatttgcttaaaaataggCTACATCTGGCAGCCTGTGGCCAGAGAGCAAATTGTGTTGCGCTTCACGTGGGAGCAGCAAGCCTCAGCGTCCCCAAGGGTGCTGGATTTTGCCGAGACAGAGGCgagctttagaaaaataaatgaaatgaccTATAAATTGCTGATGTCTGGAAACAAAGCCCGGCCTCCTCCTGTACGGGTGAAGCAGCTCCATCATTCACTACCAGCAATACTGCACAGGAACAGCTCTTCAGCAAGCCTGGGTTGTCAGATCTGCAATGCTCAAGGACAAATGCCTGCACTTGGAAAGGGCTTATTATGGATTTCACTTGACTTGAAGACACAACATGAGCAAACTGGgtagaagaaaaaatttaaaaggtcTGGTTCAAACCGCTTCTTTATTCTACCATTCACCTAC contains:
- the TM9SF4 gene encoding transmembrane 9 superfamily member 4; protein product: MAISSAANRAPLPLTSAPTRGSKMAASAAMERLRYTLVLLLLLHGTDSFYVPGVAPINFHHNDPVEIKAVKLTSSRTQLPYEYYSLPFCQPTKITYKAENLGEVLRGDRIVNTPFQVSMNVEKKCEVLCNFPNKPVTLTVEQSKLIAERIREDYYVHLIADNLPVATRLEFYSNREEEEKKKEKDVQFEHGYRLGFMDGNKFYLHNHLSFILYYHREDVEENREPTYRVVRFEVIPQSIKLEDLKADEKSMCTLPEATGSAPQEIDPSKENQLLFTYSVHWEESDIKWASRWDTYLTMSDVQIHWFSIINSVVVVFFLSGILSMIIIRTLRKDIANYNKEDDIEDTMEESGWKLVHGDVFRPPQYPMILSSLLGSGIQLFCMILIVIFVAMLGMLSPSSRGALMTTACFLFMFMGVFGGFFAGRLYRTLKGHRWKKGAFCTATLYPGVVFGICFVLNCFIWGKHSSGAVPFPTMVALLCMWFGISLPLVYLGYYFGFRKQPYDNPVRTNQIPRQIPEQRWYMNKFVGILMAGILPFGAMFIELFFIFSAIWENQFYYLFGFLFLVFIILVVSCSQISIVMVYFQLCAEDYRWWWRTFLVSGGSAFYVLIYAIFYFVNKLDIVEFIPSLLYFGYTALMVLSFWLLTGTIGFYAAYMFVRKIYAAVKID